The nucleotide sequence TCAAACTCTAGGAGAAAATGCCACTAAAATGATGATGGCACCTTAGTATGGTGGATACAACTTCTGTAATTTTACAACAAAATCCCTTCATAGTTCTACAGTTTTCTTTTATACTACAATTTTCCAAATTCTAGCAACAAATGTGTTTTCTGTTGCTTGAAACAAGAACATGCAACTGGAATAACCACGGAAATTCCTTTCTGATAGACTTTTTTTCTGATACTTTTAAGAATACCATCTTGGGAGCCATCAACTACTAAATTACATTAACTCAACATTCAGAAAACAGTCCTTCATTCAGCTGAACAGCCTGGAGGCCCACAGTAGCAAACTGTTGTAGTGTGAACAGGCATAAAACATACATTCCTTTTACATACAAAACAAAGAATCACAAATACTGATTAGAAATACCACAAGCCCCATGTCAGAGCcatttaatatacatattttcataACTGTTTCTTGaaaactatttaaatatttaacattgacTTTAATTTATGCAACTTCCAtccatattaaaataattaatgtaaatattttattataaaactattttacaatttatttgagaaatgtaTTCACACCCACGATTTCTTAAAAGTCCTTTTAATGAGTGCATTCCACCAGAAATACACTAAAATCATGTTTCCTAGGGAGGAAAAAAACCTAGTAATCCTATTGATTCAAGCTCTTGCCACATCTTGCGTATTTCAAACATGCCCGTGTTCAGATATGCTTGGGGAATAGTGAGGACTGATTCCTCAAAGTGGCAAACTTCAGCATAATCTTAAAAGACAGGACTACATAGGAAATGATCACATGTTGATGACATAAGCAGATATCCACCGCATTCCAtgtaagcttaatcacaaacataaaaTGGACATTGCATAACAGTGACTAAAATGtaaacataaagaattaaatgttGTTAATCCCttccctgaaaaacaaaatataaaaaagtacttCCTGTTGTATTAAAAGGAACCTGATCTATTTTTCAGAGTGTACATGTATTTATAGTTGACCCAGATGAAGAAAACCCAGAGCATCTGATTCAGACTTCGTTGAACTGAATTGTGCAAAAATCCAATCACTTGAGTTTATTAAATTCATTGTACACAAGCTGATGACTTCCCATACAAACAACCTCTCGGGATTCAACATAGTGTTCATCAGATGAGCTTAAGATGTATTGAACCACTACCTggtaacagcaacaacaaaagtaaatgttgttaggaaagaaaaaaaaaggtaggggctggagagatggcttagcagttaagcgcttgcctgtgaagcctaaggaccccggtgcgacacttgattctccaggactcacgttagccagatgcacaaaggggcgcacgcgtctggagttcgtttgcagtggctggaagccctggcacacccattatttctctctctctctttctccctctctttctctctgtctgtcgctctcaaataaacaaacaacaaaaagaaaaaaaaaaagaaaaaaaggtaaaagtaCAAATTTTCTATTGACACTCCTTAGAAAAAATACCTTCCACCCTTCTAAATAAGATGTTATAAGCATCTGAGTTATTTGGGGCTAACATATTTACTAACCATAAAGTCCTCAGGGATTTTATGTAGTGCCCATGTTCCAACACAGGTATTTGGGAAGCTATGACAAATGTAAAATTCCCTtcacaccacaaaaaaaaaaaagaaaaagaaaaaaaatggcacttgaatttaaaagtttaatttgcAATCTTAAGGGAAAACGGTGAAGAAGTCTAACAAGTCACAACATAAAACCATTTTTAGACATATGTCAAAACTGTTCAATTACTCACATATGTTATTATTGAATCAGAGTCCAAAAATATGACATGTACTGACACTGATCCATATTTGCCAGATTAACTgcaaaattttaaatcttttcaaTGATAAATAGTTACGAGGGGTAGAGGGGTATGCGTAAAACAAAGGTCGTTTTGAAACGGCAGTAACGCCTCTGTTCAGCACAGTACAGAGCTGCTTGAACTGAGTGAGCGGAAGCACAGGGCTTGGTGGGCGCCTGGTCACTGCACACCCTTACGCAGTGCCCTGTTGCTCATCTCTAACGAGATTCTGACAAACACTAGTTTTAGTGGTGTACATTTGTGCTACTGTCTAACTAATGAGGACTCATAAATACGTcaattttataaaggaaaaaaaaaacgccaaaaatatttaagaaataaacaaagtttAGCTGACTGCCTTGTGAACCTcactttcagggaaaaaaaaaaaaaacaaaaaactgtagtTTATAACTTTTCACAATGCAGCAGACTCCAATTTTGCCACAAATGAAAAaccttagaaaggaagaaaactttGTTCTTTACGAATATGTACTCTCTTCCCCCGACCCGAGTGAGAACAACCAGCACCCTTAATTGCTAGACTTTTGTTGCTGCTGTCACTGTCCATTTCACTCATCCTTGCCAGGAGATGTTTATACGAGGGAAACCCATGTGCGAGATGAAcagcttttaatcttttcactAGGAAGCACCATTTGATTTGCTGGTCTGGACTTGTGATAGAAAACCTAAACAATGCTCAACAGTGGAATTTTCTCCAGTTTTAGTAACTGCAAACCTAAGTGACACCAAGGACATCAATCTGTGCTCTCTGGATTTCTGAAGATCTTCTGACACTGCAATCGTCTAGATACGGCTCACTATCAAGGTTGGCTAAAAAGGGATTTCATGATAAACTGGAAAGCTAAATGAACTctcagtgaatgaatgaaggtTTGCATTTTGCTTGAGCCCAATAGGTACATAAGCATTCCCTGCTTAACATTCCTGGTTCTTTATTCTTCATAGTTTTCTAATGAACAAATTAGTATTCCTGAGTAAGAATAGAAAAAAGTTAACCTTTCTACCAAAAGTATAAAGACAATAAGATGCTGAGTCACAATACAAATGTTTTACATAGTGTGACAGGTGCAGAGCTAAGGACGGCTGCTCTCCACACTCACTGGCCACTCCTGCGAAACGGCAGCAAGAGTCAACAGTCTAGAAGGCTTCGGAGCACCTTCATTAAATGCTTCAGACCATACACATATCCCTCATCCACTGTGTTGCTAGGAAACACATGAGCAAAATCTATCATGCGGACTTCCACGCTGGCCATCTCCTGGCACCCAGCGGGAAGGTGGCACAAGACTGTTTCCAGTTGAGAAAGCACATTTCCGTTCAAGTGTTCCTGCGACATACTTTTCCACCCACTGTCGTGCTCCATGCTGCCAGCCTTCAGGGACACCTGGCTGTGGGGCTTCTTTGAGTGCATCCTCCTATGCCGGGCATACATCTTAGACAAGCTTTTGCCCACTGTCGTGCCGTTTGCGGGGGCACCTAGCACTCGAAAGTTGTTATTGAACTCCAGCACGTCCGTGTCTGCCAGTGGTCCTTTGGATAGAAACATCCCTGCCAAAGTTCTGTCGCTGGGTTTCACAGCCACTGGCTGAGATGAACCTTCATAAACGAACAGTAATGAACTAGCATAGAAACTGAGCTGTTTCTGATTTTCAAACCACTGGAGGATTTTCTCGATCTTCTGGATGCTGGCGGCAACTGCATCTTTCCGTAGGCAGAAGCCGTTATGAAAGAACTTGGAGATGCCTGTGAATGAGACAGGTCAGGGTGAGGACCGAGGCTCAGGCTGAGTCACCCCAGCAATGGAAATGCTTCAGCCTCATAACTAACCAAATAGAACTCTGGTTAGAGGTACACACTTACACTGCAACTTAATTTTCAGCAAATAACTCCTTAGAAAATGTTTGAATGACAATGGTATAAAGTCAAATTGCCATTCAGACATTTATTACAGGTAGACAGGTGGTTTGGTTCTTGCTAGGTATtctattaagaaaagaaattccaaGGCTGGGCCCAGTAGTACAGGTATGCCATCCAAAACAAgaggaccacaagttcaaggccagcctggtcaaaTTCTGTCTGGAAATAGAAAGTGGAACAAAGGCTAAcagtgtagctcaatggtagcgTGATCTCCCAGCTTGTGCCAGATCTCAGGTTCAACCTCCAGTAGTGAAAAACAAGGGGGTGGCGTGAGGGGGATGGGCAACTCTGCGATTTGCTTTGGCTATTACTGTGAGGGCTCGACAACATTCTTTCTCTGTCGGAATTATATTTCATAGTTAATCTAAAAACCAGAATCAAATCACTTATTTTTAATGATGTCAGCAGTTCATTACCAAACACCAACCCTAACTGTACCCAGTTATCTGTTTTCAAAATAGCCATCCTGAGTACTGTCAGTACTGCTGATCAGTTTTACCACAGCCAACATTGTGAACTCAAACCCTCAAACCAGGGACATCTGTCTACAAATGACATCACATATAAACTCTACCATTAGTACAGGCACAAAGAATCGAAtgtcaaaacaattttaaaagtctaGGACATTCTTGCCTCTGTAATACCAGATGACATATGTTTTATAGGAGCATAGGTATTAACAGACTGCTCAAACCAGTTTAACACCACATTTGTAACTCCaaacactttattttaaaatttattttatttatttgagggggagcagatagagaaggagagaataggcacaccaagggcctccagccactgcaaacgaagtccagacatatacaccaccttacacatctggcttatgtaggtcctggcgAATgatacctggatcctttggctttgcagactagcgtcttaattgctaagccatcccttcagccccaaacACTTTTAATGTGTGGCTCAACTGTACATGAGAACCTTTCTTTAAATAACTTTACATGAACCAATATGCATTTTAACTTCTTATATACCAGAAATTTTAATAAACTATGATCCATGACCTTCACTTAAAAGTGATTTTAGATCTGGATAGAtgttcttagtggttaaggcacttgcctgcaaagcccaaggacccaggttcaattcctcaggacccatgtaagtcagatgcaaaaggtagctcatgtgtctgaagtttgtttacagtggctagaggccctggcacgtccattctcattcaaataaataatttttgttttttggtttttcaaggtagggtctctttctagtccaggcttacctgggattccctatgtactgtcagggtggccttaaacacacagcgatccacctatccctgcctcctgagtgctaggattaaaggcatgcaaccactactcctggctcaataaataattaattttaaaaacagttgTGAAGACACCCTTCAGTCTCAGCACTATGCTAGACAGCTGGGACGGATGTTGAATAATTTTAAACATGCTCACTGCTGTGGACCGTGATGGTCCCCCAGAGGCTGAGATGTCTGAAGGCATGGTCTTACTATGAGGCGGGGTCAGTGGGGGAAAGTTAGGTCACTGGAGGCATGCCTTTCCCTCTTTGCTTCCTGGGGCCATGGAGTGAGTATATCTCTTCCCACAGCTCCTTCCATGAAGTACCAGATGCCACAGGCCACACACAGCCCCTGGGCCAAGTGGCACAGAACTGTGAAAACCATAATCAACATTTATTCCTCCCTTTCAAGATGGTGAGCTGAGAGACTTTATCTTAAGATAAAAGTTAGCTAACAATGATACTaataagaaatgaatgaaaatgcaaAAAACCAGAAAGGACCATTCGGAGTCCCATGATTTAGGTAAATGACGAACAGGGATGATGACAAATCTACATTTGTGAACCGAAGTTTCTCTTTACAGAAAAcgtctattatgaattgagtcacTTATAGAGAATTAAAGCCAGCAATGTTGGGATCATTTTGGTAACTGCGGAGACAGCAGCACTTTCCACACTCACCATCTTTTATGGTTTCTTTTGTCAAGCTCCTGCCGTAGTGCTGGTTGTGCGTCTCATAGCTGTCAGAGTGAGTGTGATACACCTGACAAGAAACCAGAGGACACTGAGAAATGGACACTCCTCAACCACGGGGGCTTTTCCCTGGCAATGGAGGGGTGGGTCAAAATGCAATCCATTCATCTAATTCATCAAAATAGATTTAAACAGAAAAAGACCACTCTGCTTCATCAACCGGTGCTGACAGGACAGCTGACAGGTGAACACCCCCGACTGGAAAGCCTAGGAGGAGAGAATGAAGATCCACAAGATATATTATACACCTCAATACACTAGAAGGCAGGCTCAAAGCTTAAAGGGAAGATAATGCagtatttctataaaaataatcaaaagcttAGTTGGCTATGATAGAGTCTGCCTtgatcatagcacttgggaggcagaagctcaTCATCAACTACATaaagagtttaagaccagcctggatacatgagacctggtctaatatatgtatgtatgtatgtatgtatgtatgtaagtaagtaagtatgtatgtatgtatgtatgtatatggtgggggggggagctatGGTGGTAGCATAGTTAGAGGAAcatctgcctagcatgcatgaagccatgggttcaatccccaatgtACATAATACCTAGTTAAGATGCTGTACATATATTCTATGTATTATTCTAGCagctgggaggtggaagcaggagaatcagaaggtcaaggtcatcctcagctatacagcCAACTGGAAACTAGCCTGTGATACgttagatcctacctccaaaataaaaaggaagggaggaagggagggagggggaaaagaaaTCGAAGACTTCCATAAAAGGCATGTTATTACAATGTATttgatcattatttttttttaaaaattatttgttttgttttttatttttcaaggtaggatctcactgtggtccaagctgatctgtaattaactatgtagtctcagggtggcctcgaactcacggcgatcctcctacctctgcctcatgaatgctgggattaaaggcatgcatcattatgcccagctcattttttaatattttaatttatttatttgagagatacagaggagACAGATTATGGTATACCAgcgtctcctgccactgtaaacaaactccagacacatgtgccactttgtacttctggatTTACATGGTTACTAGAAAATCAAACATGGCCAGCTTTGCAAGCTACCTCCCTAGCCATCTTTTAATAGTTTTCTCTAACATCCAGGATTtattagcaaataaaaaaaaggagataaGATAAGGCAACAAGAGATATGAtcattcagaaaataaaagataaagttaTTCTTTGTAGATAATGGTTATATACCAAGAAATCAGCTGAATGACCAAAAGTAAATAATCAAAACTGAACTACTGttgcttaaaaacaaaatagtaacaTAAAATAACCTTTCATAGACAAATAACTGTCAAGAAATGTAACAGAAAAAGACTccaagacaggcgtggtggcacatgcctttaatcccagcactcggagacagaagtaggaggatcgccatgagttcgaggctaccctgagactacatagttaattccaggtcagcctgagctacagtgagaccctaccctcaaaaaacaaaacaaaacaaaaaaagactccatttacacatgcaaaaagaattgagagaaagaaataaagtccaAGATCTATACAATCAGATCCAAATCGTTAAAAAATTCCTGACACACCCATGATGATTCAATATCATAAAAGCTATCAATGATTCTTAAATTAATCTACAACTCAAATGAGAATATGATAAAACCACTAGCAATCTTATTAACCATATAAACTCACTCTAAAGTTCACAGAGAACTGGGTGTGTTGGTCCATCTGCGGAGCACCAGCTGCTCGAGCTGCCCAGCAGCAGCtagacaaggccagcctgggggtgGAGGGAAGCATGGGGGGAGGAGACTCTTTGAAAAATGGTGGGGGAAGAAACTTCATGTAGGAAAATAACAAGAGCtatggggggaaaaaatcaaagatttttaaaggagggttagggctggagcgatgattcagcagttaaagacatttgcttgaaaagcctaatgccttgagttcaaatccccagtacccacgtaacaccAGACACATAAAGCTGCCCATGTGTCTtgaatttgcagcagcaagaggccgcagtgcacccattctcattatctcttCACCCagtgtaataaatattttttaaaaagcaggaccagctgagcgtgatgatgcaagcctttaatcccagcacttgggaggcagaggtaggtggactgctgtgagtttgaggtcaacctgagactacacagtgaattccaggtcaacctgggctagagtgagaccctacttcaaaaaaaaaaaaaaaatttaaatcaaatatgcataaaatttgaggtacattataacacaattcTAAGACAGTGGAAGAAAATGGATTATTCATTAAATGGCATTAGTCTAATTAAGTAGAGAAGGAGTTGGATATATATTCCAAGTGGGCCAGAGCAGAATGCACCAGGAAACAAGACATTCTCCTCCTAAAGACCATGGAAGATCCCTTGAATAACCAGCAAATACAGAAAACAGTAAAGaagaaagccacacagcacatttcCAGTGTTCAGGATCTCTGTCATGCAGAAGTCAAAccacaaataaagaaaagctaCATGAAATGTATGTGATAAGGACCAGGAATATTTACACTTGGGGGAAAACAGAGAATCTGATGTTTACAGAAATCATGTGGCTCTCAAATTTATCAAAAGCACAGATCTTTCCCTCCTAaattgtgcccattttctctgtctccctctctgtttgtacataaatgaaaaaaaatgtgttttttaaaaagtatctatcAAAAAGCTCTGGTATGGCCAtgttctctatctcttcctccttgcaaataaataaaaatagtttaattaattaatttatttatttgaaagacagagaaaaagaggcagggtgagtatgggcacacaagggcctctggccactgcaaacaaactccagatgcatatgccttctttgtgcatctggctttatatgagtattggggaactgaatccaggccatcaggctttgcaagcaagcacctttaatcactgagctatctctccaaccgtaaaataatttttttaatgaaaaaagatGCCAGAGTTATAAACTTCAGGTATAGTCATTGATTAATTTGATTTTGTGTGCTGGGACCAATGATACTAGATGCTATCCATAAATAAAAGACGCAATGAGCAAGCCCTGATCCTGCAGCTTTACACTGTGAGGAGTTATAGACAACTCAATTCCAGAGCACCATTATCTTCTGAAATCCTAGCATTATACAGACATTCATACTGTTCAGGGGAAGAATGTG is from Jaculus jaculus isolate mJacJac1 chromosome 18, mJacJac1.mat.Y.cur, whole genome shotgun sequence and encodes:
- the Ipmk gene encoding inositol polyphosphate multikinase → MASGAAEPEGAPRFLHGCVPLSHQVAGHMYGKDKVGILQHPDGTVLKQLQPPPRGPRELDFYSTVFAADCGDTVLLELRKYLPKYYGIWSPPTAPNDLYLKLEDVTHKFHKPCIMDVKIGQKSYDPFASSEKIEQQVSKYPLMEEIGFLVLGMRVYHTHSDSYETHNQHYGRSLTKETIKDGISKFFHNGFCLRKDAVAASIQKIEKILQWFENQKQLSFYASSLLFVYEGSSQPVAVKPSDRTLAGMFLSKGPLADTDVLEFNNNFRVLGAPANGTTVGKSLSKMYARHRRMHSKKPHSQVSLKAGSMEHDSGWKSMSQEHLNGNVLSQLETVLCHLPAGCQEMASVEVRMIDFAHVFPSNTVDEGYVYGLKHLMKVLRSLLDC